From a region of the Babylonia areolata isolate BAREFJ2019XMU chromosome 21, ASM4173473v1, whole genome shotgun sequence genome:
- the LOC143295777 gene encoding ATP synthase subunit s, mitochondrial-like, whose translation MALFALSRTGLVLKTLGSSSVPCGRPVRSFWAWLNSVTNQVDPDRIKEVGPDRACAEWLLRCGAAVKWEGKGSWEKDYNQLPGSNFQQYKIQEIDATSSTIMALGFPHLKGLKHVRRIVLHDCRYLYDEALDYLSLVKDTLLYLQLSNCGDITDSGLVPLKQLVNLRELVMFQLPEVRDPKRAESMLKSALPNCDVRFTEFRPGKEDDNSQSKHT comes from the exons agGACTGGTTTGGTACTGAAGACCCTGGGAAGCAGTTCTGTTCCTTGTGGAAGACCTGTGAGGTCGTTTTGGGCATGGCTGAATTCAGTTACCAATCA AGTTGATCCTGACCGAATCAAGGAGGTGGGACCTGACCGAGCCTGTGCGGAGTGGTTGCTGCGGTGTGGCGCCGCTGTCAAATGGGAGGGCAAGGGCTCCTGGGAAAAGGACTATAACCAACTGCCGGGGTCGAACTTTCAACAATACAAGATCCAGGAGATTGATGCCACAAGCTCGACCATAATGGCTTTGGGATTTCCACATCTga AAGGCCTGAAACACGTGCGACGCATTGTGCTCCATGACTGCCGCTACCTGTACGACGAAGCCCTGGACTACCTGTCCCTTGTCAAGGACACGCTGCTCTACCTACAGCTCAGTAACTGTGGCGACATCACCGACAGTGGCCTAGTTCCCCTCAAGCAGCTGGT GAACCTGAGGGAGCTGGTTATGTTCCAACTGCCGGAGGTCCGAGATCCCAAGCGGGCAGAGTCCATGCTGAAGTCTGCCCTGCCAAACTGTGACGTTCGATTCACCGAGTTTCGACCTGGCAAAGAGGACGACAACTCGCAGTCGAAACACACCTGA
- the LOC143296661 gene encoding uncharacterized protein LOC143296661, whose translation MATATATPPSAVPQQQQTRSWTLPSIDKPPPSLHHPPPRSASGTAKSGKSQSGNSDSAGPGLRRSTSKSGGSRSRRQRAAERSAGTGTSDNRWTASEIAAYFGFDPNRTPSMNSASSVFPSSRFGESYASHSVGPNSAEAESRATSPTKSSFTTCTTPLLPHDRGHGAAPAVVGNHHHHGYDDDDDDDVNLLDFMRGTGTSTGERKKKTTAAGGGVSAAVGGLPRSRSAWSGGAGPLQYHYQPDYEEKKQRVLKGKLGQQLLRYFPDLKDAASKKHVLPEDSEDEAYDTDLDTDLGSELLAAERCRVDQDLGPHPEYKRHCQRYQVVPNSYFLRHITDERLQLNFRYLSFGDSYALAKEIENQPSISTLNLEDNAIGPAGMMCFADMLKKNSYIHEVNLSDNKLGVIGARLLKNVMLKNARLVSVNVSGNGFGERGARYLADVIDRNDTIKHLYIAHNAIGDTGATLIGKALGNNSTLKTLDLSWNHIRRKGALGLSKGLKNNCTLRTLLLSMNGLHVEGTRLLMNGLRGNDSLRELDLSANRVDVEGARWVARTLPHLLQLTCLKLAFNPLTSEGAEQVVKALMNCPFSPLQFVDFEGVTLEDYFQLLAEELMRQRQDTGLRLLYHIPPSTRERSIDLPVDTLTKVTDLLEEHHVEVRDLFQDVPEDDQLILSTQDLFSRVQKSGKVSDPHRVSRLKQSVHRDLHRRFLLKDLLMLSANRRQSHLEALRGAQALDTPELREVQNSWRYPRPRSSNHPSPLDDCSNPLSPSAAVTDQLETSQTSLQDARES comes from the exons ATggctacagcaacagcaacaccaccatccGCAGTTCCTCAACAGCAGCAAACCCGATCATGGACGCTTCCCTCCATTgacaaaccccctccctctctccaccacccccctccccgctccgcTTCGGGTACGGCAAAATCCGGCAAAAGCCAGTCCGGAAACTCCGACAGTGCGGGGCCAGGTCTTCGAAGGTCCACCAGCAAGTCTGGAGGAAGCCGCTCGCGTCGCCAGCGGGCAGCAGAGAGATCCGCGGGCACGGGCACCTCGGACAACCGCTGGACTGCCAGCGAGATCGCCGCTTACTTCGGGTTCGATCCTAACCGGACGCCTAGCATGAACAGTGCCAGCTCTGTGTTTCCttcctccag GTTCGGGGAGTCCTACGCCAGCCACTCAGTAGGACCTAACTCAGCGGAAGCCGAGTCCcgcgccacctcccccaccaagTCGTCCTTCACCACCTgcaccaccccactcctccctcacGACCGAGGCCACGGCGCCGCCCCAGCAGTAGtgggcaaccaccaccaccacggctacgacgacgacgacgacgacgatgtcaaCCTTCTTGACTTCATGCGCGGCACTGGCACTAGTACT ggggaaagaaaaaagaaaactactgcggcaggtggtggtgtgtctgcTGCGGTGGGAGGTCTTCCGCGTTCGCGGTCTGCGTGGAGCGGCGGGGCGGGGCCTCTGCAGTACCACTATCAGCCGGACTACGAGGAGAAGAAACAGCGCGTGCTCAAGGGCAAGCTGGGTCAGCAGCTGCTCCGCTACTTCCCGGACCTGAAGGACGCGGCCAGCAAGAAGCACGTGCTCCCTGAGGACTCGGAGGACGAGGCTTACGATACTGACCTCGACACGGatctgg GTTCAGAACTGCTGGCAGCAGAGCGGTGCCGGGTGGACCAGGACCTAGGCCCCCACCCGGAATACAAGCGTCACTGCCAGAGGTACCAGGTAGTGCCCAACAGCTACTTCCTCAGGCACATCACTGATGAGCGTCTGCAGCTCAACTTCCGCTACCTCAGCTTCGGGGACTCCTATGCCCTGGCCAAAGAGATTGAG AACCAGCCGTCAATCAGCACTTTGAATCTGGAGGACAACGCCATCGGGCCGGCCGGCATGATGTGTTTTGCTGACATGCTGAAGAAGAACTCCTACATTCATGAAGTG aatctcAGTGACAACAAACTGGGGGTGATAGGTGCCAGACTCCTGAAGAACGTGATGCTGAAAAATGCCCGACTTGTCTCGGTTAACGTGTCCG GCAATGGGTTTGGAGAGCGAGGGGCTCGGTACTTGGCTGACGTGATCGAT agAAACGATACCATCAAGCATCTCTACATTGCCCACAATGCTATTGGAGATACTGGTGCTACACTTATCGGCAAAGCCCTTG GTAACAACTCGACCCTGAAGACTCTGGACCTCAGCTGGAATCACATCAGGAGGAAGGGGGCCTTAGGTCTCAGCAAGGGACTCAAG aaCAACTGCACCCTGAGGACCCTGCTGCTGTCCATGAACGGCCTGCACGTGGAGGGCACACGCCTGCTGATGAACGGTCTCCGTGGCAACGACAGCCTCCGGGAGCTGGACCTGAGCGCCAACCGTGTGGACGTGGAGGGGGCCAGGTGGGTGGCCCGCACCCTGCCTCACCTGCTGCAGCTGACCTGCCTCAAg CTGGCTTTCAATCCTCTGACGTCGGAAGGAGCGGAGCAGGTGGTGAAGGCTTTGATGAActgtcccttctcccccctccagtTCGTCGACTTTGAG ggagtgacGCTGGAGGACTACTTCCAGCTGCTGGCGGAGGAGCTGATGCGTCAGAGGCAGGACACGGGGCTGCGCCTCCTctaccacatccccccctccacccgggAGCGCTCCATCGACCTGCCTGTGGACACGCTGACCAAGGTCACGGACCTGCTGGAGGAGCACCATGTGGAGGTCAGGGACCTCTTTCAGGACGTGCCTGAGGACGACCAGCTCATCCTGTCCACTCAGGACCTCTTCTCCAGGGTGCAG AAGTCAGGCAAAGTGTCGGACCCGCACCGCGTGTCCCGGCTGAAGCAGAGTGTGCACAGGGACCTTCACCGTCGCTTCTTGCTCAA GGACCTGTTGATGCTGTCCGCAAACAGACGGCAGTCCCACCTGGAGGCCCTGAGAGGTGCTCAGGCCCTGGACACGCCTGAACTGCGGGAGGTGCAGAACAGCTGGCGCTACCCCCGCCCCAGGTCCAGCAACCACCCTTCCCCACTGGACGACTGCAGCAACCCGCTCTCCCCCAGTGCCGCCGTCACTGACCAACTGGAGACCTCACAGACGTCGCTGCAGGATGCCAGAGAATCATAG